In Streptomyces nodosus, one DNA window encodes the following:
- a CDS encoding glycoside hydrolase domain-containing protein, with translation MADEKVLEAQKWVNETYGSVSGYQKCPEDGRTGWSTMYALTMGLQKELGISPVVANFGDGTVAKLAALGDIGSGWAKNGNIVKIIRYGLFCKGYTGGYFDTGYYDPDIALAVKHMQGDMGLSQSGTLQAKVFKALLNMDAYVLTAGGSDEVRSIQQWLNGRYWTKATVDICPADGHYSRNVQQNLMKAIQLEIGIAEADATGNFGSGTQAGLKSKALVSEGSSGIFVQLFSAACVFNQPILTFNADGSEVAVNTVFKSTFDSNLTTFVKIFQKFSALSPNGQGDYATWAQLLVSMGDPDRPVTAADTAYTITPSRAARMAKDGYTCVGRYLNEASAGGGSKMLEEGELANIFAAGLRVFPIFQDNGRSLSEYYFGNGFAHAQKAHDQAVHFGFNRGTVIYFAVDYDATDVDMPHILEYFRGVASGLGNKGKRYVHGVYGSRNVCTQVTKETYARYSFVSGMSWGFSGNLGYPLPQNWSFNQVKEYQVTNGTDTFWLDRDADRIGYDSGQGSVNKTTQPADYFVNYVEMLYDLAKAYGKGNPNQLVMEYMRSESYDDSKWQTMIGKADAGFVSYVNSRNLSVWTEFKDPFTGQDLGPEHLMATANGQFVKPNPKGDISLGDVAGWGGDLMTLYGEWRRDHDSYASGATYISERMGKIGVASSFGFTDLIEDADGYLIAQAVRVGGKNIVEAVHDHYQGNGGLTRFRDYVSQRFGGTISEAAVQARKILTDTPVSADGVILVSGRALLIQQFGGFPTLMPHNLPAGQLDAWCNAFGDNLLQHASTETLRRAEYQANQQRLLRSK, from the coding sequence ATGGCTGACGAGAAAGTCCTCGAAGCGCAGAAGTGGGTCAATGAGACCTACGGAAGTGTGTCCGGCTACCAGAAGTGTCCGGAAGACGGCAGAACCGGCTGGTCCACCATGTACGCCCTCACGATGGGTTTGCAGAAGGAGCTCGGCATCAGTCCCGTGGTCGCGAACTTCGGAGACGGAACCGTCGCCAAACTCGCCGCACTCGGCGATATCGGTAGCGGCTGGGCCAAGAACGGAAACATCGTAAAGATCATCCGGTACGGGCTGTTCTGCAAGGGCTACACCGGCGGCTACTTCGACACCGGCTACTACGACCCGGACATCGCGCTCGCCGTGAAGCATATGCAGGGAGACATGGGGCTCTCTCAGAGCGGCACACTCCAGGCGAAGGTGTTCAAGGCGCTCCTCAACATGGATGCCTATGTGCTCACCGCCGGCGGGTCGGACGAGGTCCGCTCCATCCAGCAGTGGTTGAACGGGCGTTACTGGACGAAGGCGACGGTCGACATATGCCCTGCTGACGGGCACTACTCTCGTAACGTTCAGCAGAACCTGATGAAGGCCATCCAACTGGAGATCGGAATCGCGGAGGCAGACGCCACCGGCAATTTTGGCTCCGGAACGCAGGCCGGCCTCAAGTCCAAGGCCTTGGTGTCCGAGGGGTCTTCCGGGATCTTCGTTCAGCTGTTCTCCGCTGCATGCGTCTTCAACCAGCCGATCCTCACCTTTAATGCGGACGGCAGCGAGGTCGCAGTAAATACGGTGTTCAAGTCGACGTTCGACAGTAATCTGACGACATTCGTCAAAATATTCCAGAAGTTCTCGGCGCTGTCTCCCAACGGTCAGGGCGACTATGCGACCTGGGCTCAGCTTCTGGTGTCGATGGGGGACCCGGACCGACCGGTCACCGCTGCCGACACTGCCTACACCATCACGCCGTCGCGGGCGGCGAGGATGGCCAAGGACGGCTACACGTGTGTCGGCAGGTACCTCAACGAGGCCTCTGCCGGTGGCGGATCGAAGATGCTTGAAGAAGGCGAACTCGCCAATATCTTCGCCGCCGGCCTGCGTGTCTTCCCGATCTTCCAGGACAACGGCAGGTCCCTGTCGGAGTACTACTTCGGAAACGGGTTCGCCCACGCACAGAAGGCCCACGACCAAGCCGTGCATTTCGGGTTCAACCGAGGCACGGTCATCTACTTCGCCGTCGACTACGACGCCACCGACGTCGATATGCCGCACATCCTGGAGTACTTCCGGGGCGTCGCGTCAGGACTCGGAAACAAGGGGAAGCGGTACGTGCACGGCGTGTACGGGTCTCGGAACGTGTGCACCCAGGTCACCAAGGAGACATACGCGCGCTACTCGTTCGTGTCCGGCATGTCTTGGGGCTTCTCCGGCAACCTGGGCTATCCCCTGCCGCAGAACTGGTCGTTCAACCAGGTCAAGGAGTACCAGGTCACCAACGGAACGGACACGTTCTGGCTTGACCGCGACGCCGACCGCATCGGCTACGACTCCGGCCAGGGCAGCGTCAACAAGACGACGCAGCCCGCAGATTACTTCGTCAACTACGTCGAGATGCTGTACGACCTGGCGAAGGCCTACGGCAAGGGCAACCCGAACCAGCTCGTCATGGAGTACATGCGTAGCGAAAGCTACGACGACAGTAAATGGCAGACCATGATCGGGAAGGCCGACGCCGGCTTCGTCTCCTATGTGAACAGCCGCAACTTGAGCGTCTGGACCGAGTTCAAGGACCCGTTCACCGGCCAGGATCTCGGACCGGAGCACCTGATGGCCACAGCGAACGGCCAGTTCGTCAAGCCGAACCCCAAGGGAGACATCAGCCTCGGCGACGTTGCCGGCTGGGGTGGTGACCTGATGACCCTGTACGGCGAATGGCGGCGTGACCACGACTCATATGCCTCCGGTGCGACTTACATCAGCGAAAGGATGGGCAAGATCGGCGTCGCATCCTCGTTCGGATTCACCGACCTCATCGAAGACGCCGACGGCTATCTCATCGCCCAGGCCGTGCGCGTCGGCGGCAAGAACATCGTTGAGGCCGTCCACGACCACTACCAGGGCAATGGCGGGCTCACCCGGTTCAGGGACTACGTCAGCCAGCGCTTCGGCGGCACCATCAGCGAGGCAGCCGTCCAGGCGAGGAAGATTCTGACCGATACTCCTGTCTCCGCGGACGGAGTGATCCTCGTGAGTGGCCGCGCCCTCCTGATCCAGCAGTTCGGTGGCTTTCCCACTTTGATGCCGCACAACTTGCCCGCCGGTCAGCTCGACGCATGGTGCAACGCGTTCGGTGACAACCTTCTGCAGCACGCCTCCACGGAAACCCTCCGGCGGGCTGAGTACCAGGCGAACCAGCAACGGCTCCTCCGCTCGAAGTAG
- the cimA gene encoding citramalate synthase: protein MTETSEIDDSFHVFDTTLRDGAQREGINLTVADKLAIARHLDDFGVGFIEGGWPGANPRDTEFFARARQEIDFRHAQLVAFGATRRAGGKAAEDPQVKALLDSGAPVITLVAKSHDRHVELALRTTLDENLEMIRDTVAHLRAQGRRVFVDCEHFFDGYRADPEYAKSVVRAASEAGADVVILCDTNGGMLPAQVHAVVSTVLADTGARLGIHAQDDTGCAVANSLAAVDAGATHVQCTANGYGERVGNANLFPVVAALELKYGKKVLPEGRLREMTRISHAIAEVVNLTPSTHQPYVGVSAFAHKAGLHASAIKVDPDLYQHIDPELVGNTMRMLVSDMAGRASVELKGKELGIDLGGDRELVGRVVQRVKERELQGYTYEAADASFELLLREEVGGRPLNYFRTESWRAIVEDRPDGTHANEATVKLWAKGERIVATAEGNGPVNALDRALRVALEKIYPQLAVLDLVDYKVRILEGKHGTQSTTRVLISTSDGRGEWSTVGVAENVIAASWMALQDAYTYGLLRAGVEPAE, encoded by the coding sequence ATGACGGAAACCAGCGAAATCGACGACTCGTTCCATGTCTTCGACACCACGCTGCGTGACGGCGCGCAGCGTGAGGGCATCAACCTCACCGTCGCGGACAAGCTGGCCATCGCACGGCACCTGGACGACTTCGGCGTGGGCTTCATCGAGGGCGGCTGGCCCGGCGCCAACCCGCGGGACACCGAGTTCTTCGCCCGTGCCCGGCAGGAGATCGACTTCCGGCACGCCCAGCTCGTCGCCTTCGGCGCGACCCGGCGGGCCGGCGGCAAGGCGGCCGAGGACCCGCAGGTCAAGGCGTTGCTGGACTCCGGGGCGCCGGTGATCACCCTGGTCGCGAAGTCCCATGACCGCCATGTCGAGCTGGCGCTGCGCACCACGCTCGACGAGAACCTGGAGATGATCCGCGACACGGTCGCCCATCTGCGGGCCCAGGGCCGCCGGGTCTTCGTCGACTGCGAACACTTCTTCGACGGCTACCGGGCCGATCCGGAGTACGCCAAGTCGGTGGTCCGGGCGGCGTCCGAGGCGGGCGCCGATGTGGTCATCCTCTGTGACACCAACGGCGGCATGCTGCCGGCGCAGGTCCACGCCGTGGTGTCCACGGTCCTCGCGGACACCGGAGCCCGGCTCGGTATCCACGCCCAGGACGACACGGGCTGCGCGGTCGCCAACAGCCTCGCCGCGGTGGACGCGGGCGCGACCCATGTGCAGTGCACGGCGAACGGCTACGGCGAGCGGGTGGGCAACGCCAACCTGTTCCCGGTGGTGGCCGCCCTGGAGCTGAAGTACGGCAAGAAGGTGCTGCCCGAGGGCCGGCTGCGCGAGATGACCCGTATCTCGCACGCGATCGCCGAGGTGGTCAACCTCACGCCCTCCACCCACCAGCCCTATGTGGGCGTGTCCGCCTTCGCCCACAAGGCGGGTCTGCACGCGTCCGCGATCAAGGTGGACCCGGACCTGTACCAGCACATCGACCCCGAGCTGGTCGGCAACACCATGCGGATGCTGGTCTCCGACATGGCGGGCCGCGCCTCGGTGGAGCTGAAGGGCAAGGAACTGGGCATCGACCTGGGCGGCGACCGGGAGCTGGTCGGCCGGGTCGTGCAGCGGGTGAAGGAGCGCGAGCTCCAGGGCTACACCTATGAGGCGGCGGACGCGTCGTTCGAGCTGCTGCTGCGCGAGGAGGTGGGGGGCCGCCCCCTGAACTACTTCCGCACGGAATCCTGGCGGGCCATCGTCGAGGACCGCCCCGACGGCACCCACGCCAATGAGGCCACGGTCAAACTCTGGGCCAAGGGCGAACGCATCGTCGCGACGGCGGAGGGCAACGGCCCGGTGAACGCCCTGGACCGCGCGCTCCGGGTCGCCCTGGAGAAGATCTACCCCCAGCTCGCCGTTCTGGATCTGGTCGACTACAAGGTCCGCATCCTGGAGGGCAAGCACGGCACCCAGTCCACGACCCGGGTGCTGATCTCCACCTCGGACGGCCGAGGCGAGTGGTCCACGGTCGGCGTGGCCGAGAACGTGATCGCGGCGTCCTGGATGGCGCTGCAGGACGCCTACACCTACGGCCTGCTCCGGGCCGGAGTGGAGCCGGCCGAGTAA
- a CDS encoding ricin-type beta-trefoil lectin domain protein, producing MRAPLRAVRVLLAGLLTTTGLTAAAALPAHAAGEQVTAWLTTTDDSAGRHVVRGLQAQTPFAFQSGTGGGGENITVDENTRYQTFTGGGASFTDTAAWLMNSSGALSGATRDATMRKLFSPTDGIGLSFLRNPMGASDLARSGYTYDDVPAGQSDPGLTRFSIAHDLADVVPLTRQALQLNPQLTVMASPWTAPAWMKDSGQLNGGWLKAEDYGAYASYFVKYLQAYRDQGVPVSYVTAQNEPTCCSGYPSMSWNASGLAYFTKSELLPKLQAAGLSTKVLAHDWNWDTYDSYAAQTVDDAAVRSHPNFGGIAWHGYGGDVNKQTSVHNQYPQLDAFATEHSGGTWIGNQQREDMLNIVDYTRNWAKSVTKWSLAVDQGMGPHNGGCGTCTGLITVHNGDGASGTVDYTVEYYTMGHLTKFVRPGAQRIASTASSAVPNVAWRNPDGSKALIAYNDASSAKTVTVNWGGQHATYSLPGKTSATFTWSGTQSGGADRAGAFVGLAGKCLDVAGASSADGTAVQLYDCNGSAAQQWTVKADGSVRALGKCLDVSGGSTANGAKVQLYDCNGTGAQQWSYNASTGDVVGLAADKCLDVTDNSSANGARAQIWSCTGAANQKWRLQ from the coding sequence ATGAGAGCACCCCTGCGCGCGGTTCGCGTGCTGCTGGCCGGACTGCTCACCACCACAGGTCTGACCGCGGCGGCGGCCCTGCCCGCGCACGCCGCAGGAGAGCAGGTCACGGCCTGGCTGACCACGACGGACGACTCCGCCGGCCGCCATGTGGTGCGCGGCCTCCAGGCACAGACCCCGTTCGCCTTCCAGTCGGGCACCGGTGGCGGCGGCGAGAACATCACGGTCGACGAGAACACCCGGTACCAGACCTTCACCGGCGGCGGGGCGTCCTTCACGGACACCGCGGCCTGGCTGATGAACAGCAGCGGGGCGCTCTCGGGGGCGACGCGGGACGCGACGATGCGGAAGCTGTTCTCACCGACGGACGGCATCGGGCTGTCGTTCCTGCGCAATCCGATGGGCGCGTCGGACCTGGCGCGTTCCGGCTACACCTACGACGATGTGCCGGCCGGGCAGAGCGACCCGGGCCTGACCCGGTTCTCGATCGCGCACGACCTGGCCGACGTGGTGCCGCTCACCAGGCAGGCGCTCCAGCTCAACCCGCAGCTGACGGTGATGGCCAGCCCGTGGACGGCCCCGGCCTGGATGAAGGACAGCGGGCAGCTCAACGGGGGCTGGCTGAAGGCGGAGGACTACGGGGCGTACGCGTCGTACTTCGTGAAGTACCTCCAGGCGTACCGGGACCAGGGTGTCCCCGTCTCGTACGTCACCGCCCAGAACGAGCCGACCTGCTGCTCGGGCTATCCGTCGATGAGCTGGAACGCCTCCGGGCTGGCCTACTTCACCAAGAGCGAGCTGCTGCCGAAGCTTCAGGCGGCGGGCCTGTCGACCAAGGTGCTGGCGCACGACTGGAACTGGGACACCTACGACTCCTACGCGGCCCAGACGGTGGACGACGCGGCGGTCCGCTCGCACCCGAACTTCGGCGGGATCGCCTGGCACGGGTACGGCGGCGACGTGAACAAGCAGACCTCGGTGCACAACCAGTACCCGCAGCTGGACGCCTTCGCCACGGAGCACTCGGGCGGCACCTGGATCGGGAACCAGCAGCGCGAGGACATGCTCAACATCGTCGACTACACGCGGAACTGGGCGAAGTCGGTGACGAAATGGTCCCTGGCCGTGGACCAGGGCATGGGGCCCCACAACGGCGGCTGCGGCACCTGCACGGGGCTGATCACGGTCCACAACGGGGACGGGGCGAGCGGCACGGTCGACTACACCGTCGAGTACTACACGATGGGCCATCTGACCAAGTTCGTCCGGCCGGGCGCGCAGCGCATCGCCTCGACCGCGAGCTCGGCGGTGCCGAATGTGGCGTGGCGCAATCCGGACGGTTCGAAGGCGCTGATCGCCTACAACGACGCCTCGTCGGCGAAGACTGTGACGGTCAACTGGGGTGGGCAGCACGCGACGTACTCGCTGCCCGGGAAGACCTCGGCGACGTTCACCTGGTCGGGCACGCAGTCGGGAGGCGCCGACCGGGCTGGGGCCTTCGTGGGGCTTGCGGGCAAGTGCCTGGATGTGGCGGGCGCGTCGAGCGCCGACGGGACGGCGGTGCAGCTCTACGACTGCAACGGCTCGGCCGCCCAGCAGTGGACGGTGAAGGCCGACGGCTCGGTCCGGGCGCTCGGCAAGTGCCTGGACGTGTCCGGGGGGTCGACGGCGAACGGTGCCAAGGTGCAGCTCTACGACTGCAACGGCACCGGCGCACAGCAGTGGTCGTACAACGCGTCCACGGGTGATGTGGTCGGCCTCGCCGCCGACAAGTGCCTCGATGTGACGGACAACTCGTCGGCGAACGGGGCGCGGGCCCAGATCTGGTCGTGCACGGGCGCGGCGAACCAGAAGTGGCGGCTGCAGTAG
- a CDS encoding glycoside hydrolase family 3 protein, translating into MRRTALLASAALLATLLPLGAAGVASGAGDPAPVPIDRFEGEVPFASQPAEGIFTWGGDADDPPTLQLTGRADAPEGDKVLTGTYDISGYGGFTHDFAADRPAHDWSAHQGIRFWWEGRDNGKKIAFEIKDGGAHGEASELWTTSFTDDFTGWKQIEIPFADFTYRTDYQPVGGIDHVLGLTQMWGYAVTLPTGVKGGFAMDDVELYGRADQSQRAFVTTDSAVYPVTEGGTAQVKVSVATTGSAPLDEPVTVGYETAGGSAGSGSDYTPVKGTLVFPAGTASGSTRTIKVATLKDKAAEPAETIPLKLTVTGAKAPEETPQVVIDAHGLPYLDSKLSVRKRVADLLSRMSLEEKAGQMTQAERSAVASGGDIAAYALGSLLSGGGSTPTPNTPEAWAKMIDSFQLRAQATRFQIPLIYGVDAVHGHNNLAGATVMPHNIGIGATRNPQLAEETGAVTAIEVRATGVPWDFAPCLCVTRDERWGRSYESFGEDPALVRSMETVIQGLQGRADGRDLSRNDKVLGTAKHFVGDGGTAYGSSTTGSYTTDQGVTKVTRQELEAVHLAPYQTAVDRGIGSVMPSYSSLDIIGDGQGPVKMHARADMLNGVLKDRMGFEGFVISDWAAIDQLPGGTAAQVRASINAGLDMIMVPYEYQGFRTTLIDEVKAGRISQKRIDDAVSRILTQKFKLGLFERPYTDTRNASKIGSTAHRAVARQAAAESQVLLKNAHDLLPLTKKQKVYVAGSNADDLGNQTGGWTITWQGESGTHTQGTTILQGMRKAAPGATITYSKDASAPVSGYDVGVVVVGETPYAEGVGDVGNGHDLQLSAADKAAVDKVCGAMKCAVLIVSGRPQLVGDRLGAVDALVASWLPGTEGDGVADVLYGKRPFTGQLPVTWPKSEAQLPINVGDASYDPQFPYGWGLTTLTPVPKGGTATLKVLGLAAAVAEKTGSARTGREIVTQARLLVQQKIGSGITASVSGPFADADHLLLTGKYAAAVAKLTEAYKAA; encoded by the coding sequence ATGCGAAGAACCGCCCTGCTCGCTTCCGCCGCGCTGCTCGCCACTCTGCTCCCGCTAGGCGCCGCCGGTGTCGCGTCGGGCGCCGGTGACCCGGCGCCCGTGCCGATCGACCGCTTCGAGGGCGAGGTGCCCTTTGCGAGCCAGCCCGCCGAGGGCATCTTCACCTGGGGAGGCGACGCCGACGACCCGCCCACGCTCCAGCTGACCGGCCGTGCCGACGCCCCCGAGGGCGACAAGGTCCTCACCGGCACCTACGACATCAGCGGGTACGGCGGCTTCACCCATGACTTCGCCGCCGACCGGCCCGCCCACGACTGGTCCGCCCATCAGGGCATCCGCTTCTGGTGGGAGGGCCGGGACAACGGCAAGAAGATCGCCTTCGAGATCAAGGACGGCGGCGCCCACGGCGAGGCCTCGGAGCTGTGGACGACCTCCTTCACGGACGACTTCACCGGCTGGAAACAGATCGAGATCCCGTTCGCCGACTTCACCTATCGCACGGACTACCAGCCCGTCGGCGGCATCGACCATGTGCTCGGCCTGACCCAGATGTGGGGATACGCCGTCACGCTCCCCACCGGCGTCAAGGGCGGCTTCGCCATGGACGACGTCGAGCTGTACGGCAGGGCGGACCAGTCCCAGCGGGCCTTCGTCACCACGGACTCCGCCGTCTACCCGGTCACGGAGGGCGGCACGGCACAGGTGAAGGTCTCCGTCGCCACCACCGGCTCCGCCCCGCTCGACGAGCCGGTGACCGTCGGCTACGAGACGGCCGGCGGCAGCGCCGGGTCCGGCAGCGACTACACCCCCGTCAAGGGCACCCTGGTCTTCCCGGCCGGGACGGCCTCCGGGAGCACCCGCACGATCAAGGTCGCCACCCTCAAGGACAAGGCCGCCGAGCCCGCCGAGACGATCCCGCTGAAGCTGACCGTCACCGGCGCGAAGGCCCCCGAGGAGACCCCTCAGGTCGTCATCGACGCCCATGGACTGCCGTATCTGGACAGCAAGCTGTCCGTGCGGAAGCGGGTCGCGGACCTGCTCTCCCGTATGTCCCTGGAGGAGAAGGCCGGCCAGATGACCCAGGCCGAGCGCTCCGCCGTCGCCTCGGGGGGCGACATCGCGGCATACGCCCTCGGCTCGCTGCTGTCCGGCGGCGGCTCGACCCCCACGCCCAACACCCCCGAGGCGTGGGCGAAGATGATCGACTCCTTCCAGCTGAGGGCACAGGCCACCCGGTTCCAGATCCCGCTGATCTACGGCGTCGACGCGGTGCACGGCCACAACAACCTCGCCGGTGCCACGGTCATGCCGCACAACATCGGGATCGGAGCGACGCGGAACCCCCAACTCGCCGAGGAGACCGGTGCGGTGACGGCCATTGAGGTCCGCGCCACCGGCGTCCCCTGGGACTTCGCGCCCTGTCTGTGCGTCACTCGCGACGAGCGCTGGGGCCGCAGTTACGAGTCGTTCGGTGAGGACCCGGCGCTCGTCCGGTCCATGGAGACGGTCATCCAGGGTCTCCAGGGACGCGCCGACGGCCGTGACCTGAGCCGCAACGACAAGGTCCTCGGCACCGCAAAGCACTTCGTGGGCGACGGCGGCACCGCGTACGGCTCCTCCACCACCGGCTCGTACACCACCGACCAGGGCGTCACCAAGGTCACCCGGCAGGAGCTGGAGGCGGTGCACCTCGCCCCGTACCAGACGGCCGTCGACCGCGGCATCGGCTCGGTCATGCCGTCGTACTCGTCGCTCGACATCATCGGCGACGGCCAGGGCCCGGTGAAGATGCACGCCCGCGCCGACATGCTCAACGGCGTGCTCAAGGACCGGATGGGCTTCGAGGGCTTCGTCATCAGCGACTGGGCGGCCATCGACCAGCTCCCGGGCGGCACCGCCGCCCAGGTGCGGGCGTCGATCAACGCCGGCCTCGACATGATCATGGTGCCGTACGAGTACCAGGGCTTCCGTACCACGCTGATCGACGAGGTGAAGGCGGGTCGGATCAGCCAGAAGAGGATCGACGACGCGGTGTCGCGCATCCTCACCCAGAAGTTCAAGCTGGGGCTCTTCGAACGTCCGTACACCGACACCCGGAATGCATCGAAGATCGGCTCCACCGCGCACCGGGCCGTGGCCCGGCAGGCGGCCGCCGAGTCCCAGGTGCTGCTCAAGAACGCCCACGACCTGCTGCCGCTGACCAAGAAGCAGAAGGTGTACGTCGCCGGTTCCAACGCCGACGACCTCGGCAACCAGACCGGCGGCTGGACCATCACCTGGCAGGGTGAATCCGGCACCCACACCCAGGGCACGACCATCCTCCAGGGCATGCGGAAGGCCGCTCCGGGTGCGACGATCACCTACTCCAAGGACGCCTCGGCGCCCGTCTCCGGCTATGACGTCGGCGTGGTCGTCGTCGGCGAGACCCCCTACGCCGAGGGCGTCGGTGATGTCGGCAACGGACACGACCTCCAGCTGTCCGCCGCCGACAAGGCCGCCGTGGACAAGGTCTGCGGCGCCATGAAGTGCGCGGTGCTGATCGTGTCCGGTCGCCCGCAGCTCGTCGGCGACCGGCTGGGCGCCGTCGACGCGCTCGTCGCCTCCTGGCTGCCGGGCACCGAGGGCGACGGTGTGGCGGACGTCCTCTACGGCAAGCGTCCGTTCACCGGTCAGCTTCCCGTCACCTGGCCGAAGTCCGAGGCCCAGCTGCCGATCAACGTCGGCGACGCCTCGTACGATCCGCAGTTCCCCTACGGCTGGGGGCTGACCACGCTCACCCCGGTGCCCAAGGGCGGCACGGCGACCCTGAAGGTGCTGGGGCTCGCGGCCGCGGTCGCCGAGAAGACGGGTTCCGCACGGACCGGACGCGAGATCGTCACCCAGGCACGGCTGCTCGTCCAGCAGAAGATCGGGTCCGGGATCACGGCCTCGGTCTCGGGTCCGTTCGCGGACGCGGACCATCTGCTGCTGACCGGGAAGTACGCGGCGGCGGTGGCGAAGCTGACGGAGGCCTACAAGGCGGCCTGA